Part of the Deltaproteobacteria bacterium genome is shown below.
GAAGTGGATCGGGAGTGGAATGGTGCGGGCCAACGTAAACACTGCGCCAGCCTTCGCGGTGCCGTCGCATTTCGTCAAGATCAGGCCGGTCAGGCCCATGCGTTCGTGAAATTGCTGCACTTGCGCGAGCGCATTCTGGCCGATCGTTGCGTCGAGGATGCACCAGCGTTCGTGCGGCGCCCCCGGCAGCGCCTTGCCGATCACGCGTTGCACCTTCGCGAGTTCATCCATTAACGGGACGCGCGTATGCAGCCGGCCTGCGGTGTCGATCAGCACCACGTCGTGGCCGCGCGCGACCGCCGCGCGCACGCCGTCGAACGCGACCGCGCCCGCGTCGGCGCCGGGAGTGCTGGCAATCACCGGCAATTGTAATCGCCCACCCCACACTTGCAATTGCTCGATCGCCGCCGCACGAAACGTATCGCCGGCCACGAGCAACGGTCGTCGCCCGTGTTGCTGAAAGTGATGCGCGAGCTTCGCGATCGTCGTGGTCTTTCCCGCGCCGTTGACGCCGAGGATTAAGATTACGTACGGCGCAGGCGTGGGTGCCGCATCGGCCGCGGGAGGCGACGGCGTGAGCGGTGCCAGCGCGGCATGCATCAAACCCCGCAGCGTCTGATCGACCGTCTCCGGTGTCTTCTCCTTGCGCACCTGCGCGAGCCATTCAGCGGTCAACGTTGGTCCGACATCGCCCGCCAACAACGTGTCTTCCAGCTCGGCGAAGAACGCCGCGTCGGTGATGCGTCGCGTGAAAATCCGTTTGAGCCGTTGCCACATCGCGCCGAGCTGCTTAGCAAACTCATGCGCCAGCGCAAGGCCCGCCTTGCGAAACTCGATGATCGACATCCCCGCGGGTCTTTGTTAGCATCGGAGTCGATATGAGCCATCCCTTCCCTCGCCTCGATCGTCGCTGTATCAGCGTTGGGACCTTGTCAGCAGGGGATGACACCAAGGCGTTTTGGGCCGCAAAATCGCCGCAGGAGCGATTGCAGGCCCTCGAATTGAACCGGCAAATTTTCTTCGCTTATGATCCAACTACCGCCCGACTTCAGCGAGTTCTTGAAGTTGTTGAACGTCCATGGCGTTAAATATCTGCTGATCGGGGGCTATGCCGTGGCCTATTACGGTTACCCTCGCGCCACAGCCGACATGGACGTCTGGATTGCCATCGATCCGACGAACGCAGAAAAAATGTGCGAAGCCGTGCGCGCATTCGGGATGTCCGGCGCGATGTTGAAGGCCGATCTGTTTTTGGAGCAGGATAAGATCGTACGGATGGGCGTTCCGCCGCTGCGTCTTGAAATCCTCACAACCATCTCTGGCGTCACATTCGACGAGGCCTATGCGGCGCGGCAATCGGTGCAGATTGCCGGGACACCTG
Proteins encoded:
- a CDS encoding nucleotidyltransferase, whose product is MIQLPPDFSEFLKLLNVHGVKYLLIGGYAVAYYGYPRATADMDVWIAIDPTNAEKMCEAVRAFGMSGAMLKADLFLEQDKIVRMGVPPLRLEILTTISGVTFDEAYAARQSVQIAGTPVSLISKEHLIQNKRASARHKDLADVEQLSS
- the ftsY gene encoding signal recognition particle-docking protein FtsY: MSIIEFRKAGLALAHEFAKQLGAMWQRLKRIFTRRITDAAFFAELEDTLLAGDVGPTLTAEWLAQVRKEKTPETVDQTLRGLMHAALAPLTPSPPAADAAPTPAPYVILILGVNGAGKTTTIAKLAHHFQQHGRRPLLVAGDTFRAAAIEQLQVWGGRLQLPVIASTPGADAGAVAFDGVRAAVARGHDVVLIDTAGRLHTRVPLMDELAKVQRVIGKALPGAPHERWCILDATIGQNALAQVQQFHERMGLTGLILTKCDGTAKAGAVFTLARTIPLPIHFIGSGEQIESLAPFTPAAFIERLLGNTAVTT